A DNA window from Candidatus Brocadiaceae bacterium contains the following coding sequences:
- a CDS encoding HEAT repeat domain-containing protein — translation MTRLRNVQGVEQQAEAAATLIQIAQDNAQKPRIRTAAVESLACLDRTEALPVFGALAVTDPDPAVRRWAVWALGLQDDPAAAAYLLQAAGGCADAEAVQQLLESLSGFLDVLKDDAEARLRVVRLVRDAERSYRSSVPVLRYAGVFRHELENLPVALTLLQELRPTQDAPQLRPALCTVGDLLLEGQDTDDETRAAAVDALADLLTHADPAVRLSALWFLGRIADARTAPALLAAARARADRATRMLALWALERTDAGLLRAEFTPLPDDLLAVTPENWRDACRAAVEAGEPDLEIQRFIRRTVREEAGR, via the coding sequence GTGACCCGCCTGCGCAACGTCCAGGGCGTCGAGCAGCAGGCCGAGGCCGCGGCCACGCTTATTCAGATTGCGCAGGACAACGCGCAGAAGCCGCGCATCCGGACCGCCGCCGTGGAGTCCCTGGCCTGCCTGGACAGAACGGAGGCGTTGCCGGTGTTCGGAGCGCTCGCCGTGACCGACCCCGATCCTGCCGTGCGGCGCTGGGCGGTCTGGGCGCTCGGCCTGCAGGACGATCCGGCTGCCGCCGCCTACCTCCTTCAGGCCGCCGGCGGCTGTGCGGACGCGGAGGCGGTGCAGCAGCTTCTCGAGTCACTCAGCGGCTTCCTCGACGTGCTGAAGGACGACGCGGAGGCGCGACTGCGCGTCGTGCGCCTCGTGCGCGATGCCGAGCGGAGCTACCGATCCTCGGTGCCCGTCCTCCGCTATGCCGGGGTGTTCCGTCACGAGCTGGAGAACCTGCCGGTGGCCCTCACGCTGCTCCAGGAACTCCGCCCCACGCAGGACGCCCCGCAACTGCGGCCGGCGCTCTGCACCGTGGGGGACCTCCTGCTGGAAGGCCAGGACACGGACGACGAGACGCGAGCCGCCGCCGTGGACGCGCTCGCGGACCTGCTCACGCACGCCGACCCGGCCGTCCGATTGAGCGCGCTCTGGTTCCTCGGGCGCATCGCCGACGCGCGCACCGCACCCGCACTCCTGGCGGCCGCCCGAGCGCGCGCTGATCGGGCGACCCGGATGCTGGCCCTGTGGGCGCTGGAACGCACGGACGCCGGCCTGCTTCGGGCGGAGTTCACGCCGCTGCCCGACGACCTGCTCGCCGTAACGCCCGAGAACTGGCGGGACGCCTGCCGGGCCGCCGTCGAAGCGGGCGAGCCCGATCTGGAGATCCAGCGCTTCATCCGCCGCACCGTTCGCGAGGAGGCAGGCCGATGA